Sequence from the Corallococcus sp. EGB genome:
AGCGTCCCAACTCCCGGGTCCGGAGTGCGCTGAATGGGCTCAAGCCCTCCGTGAGGTGTCAGTGGCCCTCGGTAGGGTGCGCCACCATGCGAACCCTGCTTAGCAAGCTTTCCATGCACAGCTTGTTGCCCCTCTTATCCCTGTTGGCCCTCCTCACCTCGTGCGCGGAGGGCGTGATGACCGCGACTGGCGGCATCCGGAAATGGGTGGGACCGGAGGTGCGAGTCCCGGGCGGTGGGAACTTCCGCACGGTCATCTACTACGGCCCCTGGCAGTGCAGCCCCAGCATCATGAACTACTGCAGGGACAAGTGCTCTGGAGAGGGCTATGCCCTCCAAGGCTGCATCTGGCTCGCGGACGTGAAGATGGACTTCATGGGCGACCTCGTGCGGGCCGGCAGCCGGTTTGGCATGACGAACTGCTGTTGCAACTACCCAACGCTGAGCAAGGCCCAGAACGACTCGGCCCGGGCGAAGTGGAAGTCCATTCGCGATGGCTTTCGGGAGCGCTGGGCCGAAAAATTCGGTGAATGGCCTCGAGAGGCGGATGGGTCGCCGTACCAGGCACACCACCTTCGCGACCTCAAGCACGGGGGCAACCCCACCGACTGGGACAACATCATTCCCTATCCCAAGGACATTCACGAGACGCTATTGGGGCTCTACAACCAGTGTTACGCGAGCCAGCCCCCATGGACCACCGCGGGGGGAAGCTACCCCTACGGAGAGTAGCCCGATGCCGACGATGACCGACCTGCTGGAGGAGGTGTCACTGCACCACTTCCCCAACCCACCCGCGACGTCCGCCCAGCTCGAGGCGTTCGAGGCCCGCATGGGGTGGCGGCTGGATCCGGACATGCGCGCGTTCTACCTGCACTGCGACGGCGCGAAGCTGTTCGACCGCGTCGACCCGGACTTCCACTTCCTCCCGCTGGCGATGATCCGCCGAGCGCGGGTGGTCATGCTCCAGGACGACAGCGACAAATCCGGTCCCGCGTCCTGGTACGTGGCGTGCGCACTCCACGACAGCAACTACATCCTCGTGGACGTGGGCCCGCAGTCCGGAGAGCGCTATCCCATTATCGACGGCTATCGGGAGGGCTTCCCCGACCCGTACTACTGCACGCGGATCGCCAACTCCTTCTCGGAGTTCCTCGCCGGTGCGCTCCGCTCCGAGCGGCGTTGGTTCTGGCTCCGGGAAGAGGCATAACGCTCAAGGCTCCCGGGGACCCGCGGGCTCCGGAGGTCGCGCGCTCCTCGGGTCCTCCATCGCGCCCGGCAGGGCCTCCACTGGAAATGGACCCGGCGGAATCGTGGGCGCGAAGCGCGTGCGCGTCTCCAGCACGCACACCACCAGCAGCACCGCCACGAACACCACCGAGGTGATCAGCACCAACCCGTTGCTCGCGCGCTGCTCTCGCAGGTGCATGTAGAACAGGGCAATCAGCAGCCCCTTCGCCGCCGCGATGAGCAGCGCCACCGGCAGCGACCAATCTCCGTGGTGCAGCTTGTGCAGCAGATACGTCAGCGTCGTCAGCGCGAGCAGCACCACGCCCACGCTCAGGATGGCGACCACGCCCAGCTGACGCCCGGGCTTCTCCACCGCTTCCTCGGCCACGGGCCCACTCCTCATGACAGGTAGATGATGGGGTAGACGAACAACCAGATGACGTCCACCAGGTGCCAGTACATGCCGCCCACCTCCACCGGCGTCGCGTACGTGGGCCCGAACGTCCCCGCCGCGGAGCGCACGCCCAGCACCACCAGCATGCAGACGCCCACCGTCACGTGCAGCGCGTGGAGGCCCGTCAGCAGGTAGTACAGCGTGAAGAAGAGGCTCGCGCCCACGCGCGGCAGCTCCGTGAACCGGTACGCGTCCCCCGGCAGCCCGCCGTCCTTCACGTGGTGCGCGTACTCCACGCCCTTCACCACCAGGAACACCACGCCCAACAGCGCCGCCGCCAGCAGCAGCGCGCCGCCCAGCCCCGGCCGGTTGCCCCGCACCGCGTGCACCGCGAGCGCCACCAGGATGCTGCTCGACACCAGGATGAAGGTGTTCAGCGTGCCCAGCCCCACCTCCATCTTGAGCTGCGAGGCGCGGAACGCCTCCGGATACACCGAGCGATACACGCCGTAGGCCGTGAACAGCCCCGCGAACAGCAGCACCTCCGTCGCGATGAAGACCCACATGCCCAGGTACGCCGCCTGCTTGCGCGCGTCCTCGGAGCCCCAGTGCCCGGTCACGGCCTCAGGCGGCATGCGGCACCTCCTCTCGCGCGTACTGGTGCGGACCCGTGGAGTACTCGGGCGTCGTGACGAAGTTGTGCGTGGGCGGCGGAGAGGCGCTGCGCCACTCGAAGCCCTCGCTGCCCCAGGGGTTGTCCCCCGCGACCGCGCCGTAGCGCAGGCTCCAAGCCAGGTACCCCGCGATGACCAGGAACCCGAACCCCAACAGCGACGCGCCCGCCGTGGACGCCACGTGCAGCGACTGGAAGTGCGGCGGATAGTCCGCGTATCGCCGGGGCATCCCCAGGTTCCCCAAGAGGAACTGCGGCACGAACGTGGCGATGAAGCCGAAGATGATGAGCACCGCCGCGCCGTTGGCCAGCTTCGTGGGGAAGCACCTGCCGAACATCTTCGGGAACCAGTAGTGCAGCGCCGCCAGGAACGCCATCA
This genomic interval carries:
- a CDS encoding SMI1/KNR4 family protein → MTDLLEEVSLHHFPNPPATSAQLEAFEARMGWRLDPDMRAFYLHCDGAKLFDRVDPDFHFLPLAMIRRARVVMLQDDSDKSGPASWYVACALHDSNYILVDVGPQSGERYPIIDGYREGFPDPYYCTRIANSFSEFLAGALRSERRWFWLREEA
- a CDS encoding cytochrome c oxidase subunit 3 — translated: MPPEAVTGHWGSEDARKQAAYLGMWVFIATEVLLFAGLFTAYGVYRSVYPEAFRASQLKMEVGLGTLNTFILVSSSILVALAVHAVRGNRPGLGGALLLAAALLGVVFLVVKGVEYAHHVKDGGLPGDAYRFTELPRVGASLFFTLYYLLTGLHALHVTVGVCMLVVLGVRSAAGTFGPTYATPVEVGGMYWHLVDVIWLFVYPIIYLS
- a CDS encoding cytochrome C oxidase subunit IV family protein — its product is MAEEAVEKPGRQLGVVAILSVGVVLLALTTLTYLLHKLHHGDWSLPVALLIAAAKGLLIALFYMHLREQRASNGLVLITSVVFVAVLLVVCVLETRTRFAPTIPPGPFPVEALPGAMEDPRSARPPEPAGPREP